CTACTTTAAACAGTTGATGAGAGGGAGACTTCACTTTTGGAGGGATGGGCATCAAACTAATGACTGTTTtcgtttattttttatgtttttttggggattgttgCAATGGGGATGCTAACGCAATGTTCAAGTTAGCGGGGCCAAAGCTACACCAATTCAGAGAAAGAACAAAAGCAAAAGCTTTCATCTTCACTTTCTCTATTCCCATGGGCGAAGATCTGCCTTTCCCTTTACCATCAAACCCGTGTCTCTCGTTCTCATTTTGCTTGTGATGTCGATCACGAATCTTTGATTTTCCccctctttttcctcttctttttctctctttctttcttgctttcattcattctttcccACCACACCTGTCAATCTGTGCTGTCAGTATCTACCTAAGAGTTAGATCGTGATCAAGAACTAACGCATCCCCACATCGttcttttcagaaaaatcaaacttCCAATCtgctttttttcttctctcaaaaAATGAAGCATTCACAAACAATATGTACAGACAAAAGGGATTATAATTGACCGTTTTCATGCATTTTCTGAACGTTCTTGAGAACCAATCCGCCAATCAAACTATTGTAAAaacaggaaaataataataagaaaatatatcataatttattaTCTGTATCATATGATTGGAATTACATTGTCAGGCCATTAGCAATGGCTCGATTAGTATCAACACGAGTAGTTTCGTACACAGGAAGCTCTTCATGATACCTACTGTTCCCCGTTACGGCGACGTGATCCAGCTCGAAAAGATCTGAGCTTGAACAACTCGTGGCATCATCATCTTCGTACGCATCCTTCTGATATTTTTTGCCGCGAAAGTCTCTCATAATAACCTCATTTTTCCTCTGATTCTGATGATAATCTCTCAGAAACTCTCTTGCCGCCTCTTCCACCCGGCGGGTTTTCTCAGTGACTTGGAATTTGAGATCTTCTTCAATCTTTCTACTCGATGATTGTCCCATTTTCCGCGGAGTTGGCACGGACGACACCAGCATTGGACTGGAGCCCTCTTCTTCGTACAAGCATTTATGCCCGCATGGTCGACAATCTTCGTCGACAATTACACTTACTGGGCAGAATCGGACAGTTCTTTTAACCCCATTGCGTAACTTTTCTCTGGAAGAAGGTGAGTTTTTGCTTAGACATGATCTTGAAAAAGAAGACGCAGATGAACATGTTGACGCTTGCACCGACTTGGATTTCCTCTCCGCAGTTGCATCGTCGTAGCCTCCAGTTGACAAGCTCTTCGTTTTCTTTGTATTCCCTGTCGTGAAAAGAGAATTGAGGAAATTCGCAAGGCGACCACCGGGGGAAATCGGCTGTTTCACTTTCTTTAGATTGGAATAAATCTTCAGAGCCCTGGATTTTGACTTGATCATAGCCTCTTCGTGCCTTGAAGTCTCCTCTGTCGCAGAAACATAATGACCGTCATCGAACAATGGCAAAGCTCTATGTTTTCTGTCGGTTTTCTCCGGTCGAGACGAGACGCTGGTCCTTATCGGCTTCGGCCTCGTAGGTCCGAAGCACGAGGATCTGGATTTCAAACCGGACATGGAATCGGTATCAGAGGATGAGAATCCTCCTGAACCAGAATCTGAAGAGCTTGAGGTGGAGCTGAAGAACAGAACATCCTGGTCAACATCATGCTCTGGGTGTGATTTTCTCTCCAGTTCTGTCAAGTAATGTCTCCTTTGAGTGACAACCTTCTCGCTGACCTTCTTATCGATCCATTCCTCGATCAAAGAGGCTCGGCGATGACTCCCGGCCTCTTTGCCTTCCAATGTTCTGTTGCTTTTCCCACAACCTCTGCTCTGTTTCTTTCCCATTGTTTCCCTGTAGAATTTCAATTCGTCAGTCCCTTTGTCGCCTTCATCGATGGAACGGTAAATCTCATCGAGAAGACGTGTAGAGAAGGATGGATTTTTCCTGTCATGGTTATATCCATCTTCCCCCAGTGTCTTCTCCCAACGATGCATGTTTTTTGCAAAGAAAATCTGAAGGAATTCAATTTAACAAAGGTGGGCAAAGAGAATGAAAATGATGGAACGAAGAGAGAGACTAATGACAAGTGCAGGTTTGAAGAATATTAATCAGTTAATGTCTGCTCAGGTAGAACCAAAAGCTGGAACGGGAGCCGACGAAAT
This is a stretch of genomic DNA from Carya illinoinensis cultivar Pawnee chromosome 15, C.illinoinensisPawnee_v1, whole genome shotgun sequence. It encodes these proteins:
- the LOC122295600 gene encoding protein BIG GRAIN 1-like B yields the protein MHRWEKTLGEDGYNHDRKNPSFSTRLLDEIYRSIDEGDKGTDELKFYRETMGKKQSRGCGKSNRTLEGKEAGSHRRASLIEEWIDKKVSEKVVTQRRHYLTELERKSHPEHDVDQDVLFFSSTSSSSDSGSGGFSSSDTDSMSGLKSRSSCFGPTRPKPIRTSVSSRPEKTDRKHRALPLFDDGHYVSATEETSRHEEAMIKSKSRALKIYSNLKKVKQPISPGGRLANFLNSLFTTGNTKKTKSLSTGGYDDATAERKSKSVQASTCSSASSFSRSCLSKNSPSSREKLRNGVKRTVRFCPVSVIVDEDCRPCGHKCLYEEEGSSPMLVSSVPTPRKMGQSSSRKIEEDLKFQVTEKTRRVEEAAREFLRDYHQNQRKNEVIMRDFRGKKYQKDAYEDDDATSCSSSDLFELDHVAVTGNSRYHEELPVYETTRVDTNRAIANGLTM